The Glycine soja cultivar W05 chromosome 8, ASM419377v2, whole genome shotgun sequence genome has a window encoding:
- the LOC114422141 gene encoding dnaJ homolog dnj-5-like yields the protein MEDIGLLKQCWQWFRSQKDAGWRARNAVTWCRDRTGVFIDRHWPMVCRGCSRLGSLLRLSVIFWKDSALRGFQSFIRFGPVMLLLIMWSCFLSLTSMYCLVYVLVSMGVAGVAVQYLGYTPGLFIVGLFAILILWMYANFWITGTLLIVGGYLFSLNHARLVVLVGTIYAIYCVQVRVGWLGVFLAINLAFLSNDILNFLLQWFDNVSESLHSEDQKQSETVMEDDFSEECEYPIPTNESENLHSCKSSSKPAVTAAVVDNKKELSVNKVVREQTTTTTTTTSSIDEMKRILKSLNHYDALGFSRHKKIDAAVLKKEYRKKAMLVHPDKNMGSSLASESFKKLQCAYEVLSDSVKKRDYDEQLRKEESMAKSVCQRSHSSSHQDNADYRSEESRRIQCTKCGNSHIWVCTNRSKAKARWCQDCCQFHQAKDGDGWVEYKGSLVFDRPQKVEIPRAFVCAESKIFDVSEWAICQGMACRPNTHRPSFHVNMVGLEKSQRCNSSRFPWDFDAEMMDEDEEAFDLWLEQALASGLFCETSKRRKSWSPFKLHQKKGKKQWRRTSC from the exons ATGGAGGACATAGGGTTGCTCAAGCAGTGTTGGCAATGGTTTCGGTCACAGAAAGATGCCGGCTGGCGTGCTCGGAACGCGGTGACATGGTGCAGAGATAGGACAGGTGTGTTCATTGATCGGCATTGGCCGATGGTGTGCAGGGGTTGCTCCAGATTGGGGAGCTTGCTGAGGCTGTCAGTGATTTTCTGGAAGGACTCTGCTCTgaggggttttcagtccttcATTAGGTTTGGTCCAGTGATGCTTCTGCTTATAATGTGGAGCTGCTTTCTTAGTCTGACTTCGATGTATTGTTTGGTTTACGTGCTTGTTAGCATG GGTGTTGCTGGAGTAGCTGTCCAATACTTGGGTTATACTCCTGGGCTTTTTATTGTGGGACTTTTTGCCATCCTTATTTTGTGGATGTATGCAAACTTCTGGATAACCGGAACATTACTCATAGTTGGAG GTTATTTATTCTCCCTAAATCATGCACGCTTGGTGGTATTAGTCGGAACTATATATGCTATATACTGTGTTCAAGTACGAGTGGGATGGCTTGGTGTTTTTCTTGCTATAAACCTTGCATTCCTCTCTAATGACATTTTGAATTTTCTGCTCCAATGGTTTGATAACGTGAGTGAAAGTTTGCATTCTGAAGATCAGAAGCAATCAGAAACAGTTATGGAAGATGACTTCTCTGAAGAGTGTGAATATCCTATCCCTACTAATGAATCTGAGAATTTGCATTCATGTAAATCATCCAGTAAACCTGCTGTTACCGCAGCAGTTGTTGATAACAAGAAAGAACTTTCTGTTAACAAAGTTGTTAGAGAACAAAcaacgacaacaacaacaacaacaagctcAATTGATGAAATGAAAAGGATACTGAAGAGTCTGAATCATTATGATGCCCTTGGATTTAGCCGCCACAAGAAGATTGATGCTGCAGTTTTGAAAAAGGAATACAGGAAAAAG GCTATGCTTGTGCATCCTGATAAAAATatgggaagttctttggcaagTGAATCATTTAAGAAGCTTCAATGCGCATATGAG GTTCTTTCTGACTCTGTGAAGAAGCGAGATTATGATGAACaattaagaaaagaagaatCCATGGCTAAGAGTGTCTGCCAGAGATCCCATAGTAGTTCACATCAG GATAATGCTGATTATCGTTCTGAAGAATCCAGACGAATACAATGCACCAAGTGTGGAAATTCACATATTTGGGTATGCACCAACAGGAGTAAGGCCAAAGCAAGATGGTGTCAG GACTGTTGTCAGTTTCATCAAGCCAAGGATGGAGATGGATGGGTTGAATATAAAGGGTCTTTGGTTTTTGACAGGCCTCAGAAG GTGGAGATTCCACGCGCTTTTGTTTGTGCTGAGAGCAAAATTTTTGATGTGTCAGAATGGGCGATATGTCAG GGAATGGCTTGCAGGCCAAATACCCATCGACCAAGTTTCCATGTAAACATGGTTGGCTTGGAGAAAAGCCAACGTTGCAACTCGAGTAGATTCCCGTGGGATTTTGATGCAGAAATGATGGATGAAGACGAAGAGGCGTTTGACCTGTGGCTTGAGCAGGCTCTGGCATCTGGTCTCTTCTGTGAGACCTCCAAACGCAGGAAGAGTTGGAGTCCATTCAAGTTGCATCAAAAGAAAGGGAAGAAGCAATGGCGAAGAACATCGTGCTGA